A single region of the Marinobacter bohaiensis genome encodes:
- a CDS encoding OmpA family protein, whose amino-acid sequence MRMTRMALMATLAWSAGSTALAEDFIDGKPLSDVMDPAVQDCRSVDPLILPIRTTGVDTVTLFANDYQLEPNQGGEFGRNDLNVKLELENDIRDQLEDYLSCETPIMRGTQGMLNAVADLTEGDDRTQQVAFYQHGFSNGADAIVVRPGINSAQDLSGKTIVIQAYGPHVSYLARILSDGKKAAQEAGQTWQEPTILYTENLMGFGEGTPGRAFEEDDAIDAAFVTSSDARILTSGGKVGTGAEGSVKGARTMLSTKSANRLISEVYVVRADYLRNHRDQIKNLTKALFSAEEKLRENVVKQVVDWEAVGDYLLGDPGAEDEAQQMWRDVETVGMQGNVDWATPAKPRSWKSINDEIQSGLVATGMLSSAYAMETADWNYGDFAGGVFDQRRASLPGFDNNKASSVVASMDESGSLEKNALMEFDINFKPNQTAFSPKQYAAKFDQVLELAATYGGAVITVEGHSDPLNYLKKKHNGANASTLRSIRQSARNLSMSRAIEVRDVVLKYAEDRGQTMDESQFVTLGHGITEPKTGMCSGDPCAPKTEAEWLSNMRVTFRIVNVEAEASTFTPINAW is encoded by the coding sequence ATGCGAATGACTCGCATGGCCCTGATGGCCACGCTGGCCTGGTCGGCCGGCTCGACGGCTTTGGCCGAGGATTTTATAGACGGCAAGCCCCTATCGGATGTTATGGACCCTGCCGTCCAGGATTGCCGGTCCGTCGATCCGCTTATCCTGCCGATCCGGACCACCGGGGTGGATACGGTGACGCTGTTTGCCAACGACTACCAGTTGGAACCGAACCAGGGCGGCGAGTTTGGTCGCAATGACCTGAACGTCAAACTTGAGCTTGAGAACGACATTCGCGATCAGCTGGAAGACTACCTGAGCTGTGAAACGCCGATCATGCGCGGCACCCAGGGCATGCTGAACGCCGTCGCCGACCTGACCGAGGGGGACGACCGGACCCAACAGGTCGCGTTCTACCAGCATGGTTTCTCCAACGGGGCTGACGCCATCGTGGTCCGGCCCGGCATCAACAGCGCCCAGGATCTCTCCGGCAAGACCATCGTCATCCAGGCCTATGGTCCGCACGTGTCCTATCTGGCGCGCATTCTCTCTGACGGCAAGAAGGCCGCGCAAGAGGCCGGCCAGACCTGGCAAGAGCCCACGATCCTCTATACCGAAAACCTGATGGGCTTCGGCGAGGGCACGCCGGGGCGGGCCTTTGAAGAGGACGACGCCATCGATGCCGCGTTCGTGACCTCCTCGGACGCCCGCATCCTGACCAGCGGCGGCAAAGTCGGCACCGGGGCCGAAGGCTCCGTCAAAGGCGCACGCACGATGCTGTCCACCAAGTCGGCCAACCGTCTGATCTCCGAAGTCTACGTGGTGCGGGCCGACTACCTGCGCAATCACCGGGACCAGATCAAGAACCTGACCAAGGCGTTGTTCAGCGCCGAGGAAAAGCTGCGCGAGAACGTGGTCAAACAGGTGGTCGACTGGGAAGCCGTGGGCGATTACCTGCTGGGTGATCCCGGCGCCGAAGACGAAGCGCAGCAGATGTGGCGGGACGTGGAAACCGTCGGTATGCAGGGGAACGTCGACTGGGCGACCCCCGCCAAGCCGCGTTCCTGGAAGTCGATCAATGATGAAATCCAGAGTGGCCTGGTGGCCACCGGCATGCTGTCGTCCGCCTACGCGATGGAGACCGCCGACTGGAACTACGGCGACTTCGCCGGTGGCGTCTTCGATCAGCGCCGCGCCTCACTGCCGGGCTTTGACAACAACAAGGCGTCTTCTGTCGTTGCCAGCATGGACGAGTCGGGCAGTCTGGAAAAGAACGCCCTGATGGAATTCGACATCAACTTCAAGCCCAACCAGACCGCGTTCAGCCCGAAGCAGTACGCGGCCAAGTTTGATCAGGTCCTGGAACTGGCCGCGACCTATGGCGGCGCTGTGATCACCGTCGAAGGCCATTCCGACCCACTGAACTACCTGAAGAAAAAGCACAACGGCGCGAACGCCAGCACGCTGCGTTCAATCCGGCAATCCGCCCGGAATCTGTCGATGAGCCGGGCCATCGAAGTGCGGGACGTGGTGCTGAAGTACGCCGAGGACCGCGGCCAGACCATGGACGAGAGCCAGTTCGTCACCCTCGGCCACGGCATTACCGAGCCCAAGACGGGCATGTGCTCCGGGGATCCCTGCGCTCCGAAAACCGAAGCCGAGTGGTTGTCGAACATGCGTGTGACGTTCCGGATCGTCAACGTGGAAGCCGAGGCCAGCACATTCACGCCCATCAACGCCTGGTAA
- a CDS encoding OmpA family protein — protein MNRTWMSRSAGALLVIIAVALIPFLNSQGALEQPVSLTVLFDRGTDLDDDAAMIIAKAVRESLARPEAGILVTGYTGSRGDEQANLALSERRAEFIKSRLEDKGIEPERIDTVGLGGTEALERKEGESDRAYQRRLARADILINP, from the coding sequence ATGAACCGAACCTGGATGTCCCGATCCGCCGGCGCGCTGCTGGTCATCATTGCCGTGGCGCTGATTCCTTTCCTGAATTCGCAGGGGGCGCTGGAGCAGCCGGTCTCCCTCACGGTGCTGTTCGATCGCGGCACCGACCTGGACGACGACGCCGCGATGATCATTGCCAAAGCCGTCAGGGAAAGTCTGGCCCGGCCGGAGGCCGGCATTCTCGTGACCGGCTACACCGGTTCGCGAGGCGACGAGCAGGCTAACCTGGCCCTGTCGGAGCGGCGCGCCGAATTCATCAAATCCCGACTGGAGGACAAAGGTATCGAGCCGGAGCGCATCGATACCGTCGGCCTTGGCGGCACCGAAGCCCTGGAGAGGAAAGAGGGCGAGAGTGATCGCGCCTATCAGCGCCGGCTGGCCCGTGCCGACATTCTGATCAACCCGTAA